The stretch of DNA GGGCCAGCTTATCAAGGTGCGGGCCGCCGGGGTACGGCAGGCCTAGCAGCTTAGCGGTTTTATCGAAAGCCTCGCCAGCAGCATCATCAATAGTCTGCCCGATAATCTCCATGTCCAGGGCGCTGCGCACAATTACCAGTTGGGTGTGCCCACCGCTCACGGTGAGACAGAGGAAGGGAAATACTGGCCTGGGCTCCTCAATGAAGTGGGCCAGAATGTGTGCCCGCATGTGGTTTACCGCAATCAGGGGCTTGCCGAGCGCCAGCGCCAGCGTTTTGGCAAACATACCACCTACTAACAGGGAACCAAGCAGGCCGGGGCCCTGGGTGAAGGCCACGGCGTCAAGGTCGCGTTTCTCGATACCCGCTTTTTGCAGCGCAGCATTTACCACCGGAATCAGGTGCTGCTGGTGGGCGCGCGAGGCCAGCTCAGGCACTACGCCGCCGTACTGCTCGTGCACCTGCTGGGTGGCCACTACGTTGGAGCGGATTTCGCCATTCACCATCACGGCCGCCGAGGTATCGTCACAGGAAGATTCAATGG from Hymenobacter taeanensis encodes:
- the tsaD gene encoding tRNA (adenosine(37)-N6)-threonylcarbamoyltransferase complex transferase subunit TsaD, with amino-acid sequence MQHPVILAIESSCDDTSAAVMVNGEIRSNVVATQQVHEQYGGVVPELASRAHQQHLIPVVNAALQKAGIEKRDLDAVAFTQGPGLLGSLLVGGMFAKTLALALGKPLIAVNHMRAHILAHFIEEPRPVFPFLCLTVSGGHTQLVIVRSALDMEIIGQTIDDAAGEAFDKTAKLLGLPYPGGPHLDKLARAGNPTRFPFPVGAMPGYDFSFSGLKTSVLYFLKKETAQKPNFIQENLPDLCASIQYTIIQTLLRQLRRAAADNGLTQIALAGGVAANSGLRQALQDEAVTQGWQVFIPAFQFCTDNAGMVAMTAHFQYEAGDFADQLVSSDPRLKLA